A window from Enterocloster bolteae encodes these proteins:
- a CDS encoding TIM barrel protein, translating into MTKFKFSVGPWNVHSGADSYGPATRDEIAFEEKIRTFAELGFSAIQFHDDDAVPNINDYTEEEIKEKARTLKKMLDKYGLAAEFVAPRLWMDGRTADGGFMSTSEEDREYAMWRAYRSIDIAKELGCNMVVLWLAREGTLCAESKSPVWATKMLIQAINKMLEYDSDILICIEPKPNEPIDRSICGTMGHVLAVSAATIDPGRVGGNLESAHAILAGLDPAHEIGFAMAMGKLMTVHLNDQNGIKYDQDKAFGVENLRAAFNQVKVLKENGYGENGEYVGLDVKAMRTTRDQDSYKHLENSLNIFKALEEKADRFDYEFQKECVRNRDFEGLEMYVMNLLMGLV; encoded by the coding sequence ATGACAAAATTCAAGTTTTCCGTGGGACCGTGGAATGTGCATTCAGGAGCGGACTCCTACGGACCCGCGACCAGAGATGAAATTGCCTTTGAGGAGAAAATCAGAACATTCGCTGAGCTGGGGTTTTCCGCCATCCAGTTCCACGATGACGATGCGGTGCCCAACATCAATGATTATACGGAGGAAGAGATAAAGGAAAAGGCCAGAACCCTTAAAAAGATGCTGGATAAATACGGACTGGCTGCTGAGTTTGTGGCTCCCAGGCTCTGGATGGACGGGCGGACCGCGGACGGCGGATTTATGAGCACCTCAGAGGAGGACAGGGAATACGCCATGTGGAGGGCTTACCGCTCCATTGACATTGCAAAGGAGCTGGGCTGTAATATGGTGGTGCTGTGGCTGGCAAGGGAGGGCACCCTCTGCGCGGAGTCCAAATCCCCTGTATGGGCCACGAAGATGCTGATTCAGGCCATCAATAAAATGCTGGAATATGATTCTGATATCCTTATTTGCATTGAGCCCAAGCCAAACGAGCCCATTGACAGAAGCATCTGCGGGACCATGGGCCATGTGCTGGCAGTGTCGGCAGCCACCATTGACCCGGGACGGGTGGGCGGTAATCTGGAGAGCGCCCATGCCATCCTGGCCGGCCTTGACCCTGCCCATGAAATCGGGTTTGCAATGGCAATGGGAAAACTGATGACCGTCCATCTCAATGACCAGAACGGTATCAAGTATGACCAGGATAAAGCCTTTGGTGTGGAAAACCTGAGGGCTGCCTTTAACCAGGTAAAGGTGCTGAAGGAGAATGGCTACGGTGAAAACGGGGAGTATGTGGGCCTGGATGTAAAAGCCATGAGGACCACCAGGGATCAGGACAGCTATAAGCATCTGGAGAACAGCCTGAACATATTTAAGGCACTGGAAGAAAAGGCGGACCGGTTTGACTATGAGTTCCAGAAGGAATGTGTGAGGAACAGAGACTTTGAGGGGCTGGAAATGTATGTGATGAATCTCCTGATGGGCCTTGTCTGA
- a CDS encoding AraC family transcriptional regulator, which produces MNQEFEIISHSQMNFKLFLVNMLYRTPHIHKDFELCLLLDGSLFLQAQNETHSLETGDFFVVNPFQSHELKADSPALLVSLQVHPSFFSSYYPRIANLEFTSLILQRDGTDVCKKLYDMMIELACLYLKKADKFELKCVGLLNLLFAGLLDTLPNRLLSDKEKNASQSKASRMRKITHYIDEHYSEKLLLSDIARKEDLSLTYLSHFFKDYLGLPFQEYLAKIRCEKARQLLLLTDFPLLDICMSCGFSDSKYFNSGFRRQYGCSPKEYRRNFRHDELKQQQKSMLTTQEFLSASSSIVLLERCLLPQPAGPAACS; this is translated from the coding sequence ATGAACCAGGAGTTTGAAATCATATCCCACAGCCAGATGAACTTTAAGCTTTTTCTTGTAAATATGCTTTACCGCACCCCCCATATCCATAAGGATTTTGAGCTCTGCCTTCTTCTGGACGGCAGTCTCTTTCTTCAGGCCCAAAATGAAACCCACAGCCTGGAAACCGGGGATTTCTTTGTTGTGAATCCATTTCAAAGCCATGAGCTGAAAGCTGATTCCCCTGCCCTCTTAGTTTCATTACAGGTACACCCATCCTTTTTTTCTTCTTACTACCCGCGGATTGCCAATCTGGAATTTACCTCCCTGATTCTTCAAAGGGACGGGACGGATGTCTGCAAAAAACTGTATGACATGATGATAGAGCTTGCCTGCCTTTACCTGAAAAAAGCTGACAAATTTGAATTAAAATGTGTCGGACTTTTAAATCTGCTCTTTGCCGGCCTGCTGGACACCCTGCCCAACAGGCTTCTGTCCGACAAGGAAAAAAACGCCTCCCAGAGCAAGGCTTCACGCATGCGCAAAATCACCCACTATATCGACGAACATTATTCAGAAAAACTTCTCCTGTCGGACATTGCCCGCAAAGAAGATTTGAGCCTTACCTACCTATCCCACTTTTTTAAGGATTACCTGGGACTTCCCTTTCAGGAATACCTGGCCAAAATCCGATGCGAAAAAGCCCGCCAGCTTTTATTGCTGACGGACTTCCCATTGTTAGACATCTGCATGTCCTGCGGTTTTTCTGATTCCAAATATTTTAACAGCGGCTTCAGGCGGCAGTATGGATGCTCCCCCAAGGAATACCGACGGAATTTCCGGCACGATGAACTGAAGCAGCAGCAAAAATCCATGCTCACCACCCAGGAGTTCCTGTCTGCGTCCTCCAGCATCGTGCTTTTAGAACGCTGCCTTCTTCCCCAGCCAGCAGGCCCCGCAGCGTGTTCCTGA
- a CDS encoding immunoglobulin-like domain-containing protein, producing MERRKVMTIAAVLISVMVAVGACGKMMGDAPVPAEKAGVSSGDRKAPADSTEKAEAGTADTEKNEKERTKKQSPTETQAESEQAALNVQEVPVLKGEAEPAKLDSSGLLAKASPETSAMTLFIYDGTSVRLYYMFDSEKEREILDDLSSVKAEPAEDWSAKDASLPVYGIEIGREDGLSLFAAWTNGRWIAQDGSVYQFDYDFEALKQRKEWESAGELPSFTNFPCARVFTQEKEQWNTRFLVPAAPLNPPRGITMTLDSWDNDIAAVTINNESGGEWSCGEFYELQVLIDGVWYEIPAMPGNWGFNCMGFYIPDGGKQSMINHLTMYGELPSGTYRLVIKELSAEHVIP from the coding sequence ATGGAACGCAGAAAAGTGATGACCATTGCGGCAGTTTTGATTTCAGTTATGGTGGCTGTTGGGGCCTGCGGTAAGATGATGGGAGATGCCCCAGTGCCGGCAGAAAAGGCCGGAGTCTCATCGGGAGACAGGAAGGCACCGGCAGACAGTACTGAAAAAGCTGAGGCAGGTACGGCAGATACGGAAAAGAATGAAAAAGAAAGAACAAAAAAACAGAGTCCGACGGAGACACAGGCCGAATCAGAACAGGCTGCTCTCAACGTGCAGGAAGTGCCTGTTCTAAAGGGTGAAGCAGAGCCTGCGAAGCTGGATTCTTCCGGTCTCCTGGCTAAGGCATCGCCTGAAACCAGCGCCATGACTCTGTTCATATACGACGGAACCTCTGTGCGCCTTTACTATATGTTTGACAGCGAAAAGGAGAGGGAGATACTGGATGACTTAAGTTCCGTAAAGGCAGAGCCGGCGGAGGACTGGTCGGCCAAGGATGCCTCCCTGCCTGTTTACGGAATTGAGATTGGCCGGGAGGATGGACTGAGCCTGTTTGCGGCGTGGACCAACGGCAGGTGGATTGCCCAGGATGGGTCTGTGTATCAATTCGATTATGATTTTGAAGCTCTGAAGCAGAGGAAGGAGTGGGAGAGTGCAGGAGAGCTGCCCTCTTTTACAAACTTTCCGTGTGCGCGGGTATTTACACAGGAAAAAGAACAGTGGAATACCCGGTTCCTGGTTCCGGCAGCTCCTTTAAATCCTCCCAGGGGAATTACCATGACGCTGGATTCCTGGGATAATGATATAGCGGCAGTGACCATTAACAATGAGAGCGGAGGGGAATGGAGCTGCGGTGAATTTTATGAGCTGCAGGTTCTGATTGACGGCGTGTGGTATGAGATTCCGGCCATGCCGGGCAACTGGGGATTTAACTGCATGGGGTTTTATATACCGGACGGAGGCAAACAGAGCATGATCAATCATCTGACAATGTACGGGGAACTTCCGTCAGGAACATACCGTCTTGTCATCAAGGAATTGTCCGCAGAGCATGTCATACCGTGA
- a CDS encoding YdeI/OmpD-associated family protein: MNEPLHFKTRDEFRIWLINHCMSGGGIWLKFEKSKNTAFKAGDALEEALCFGWIDGVMKRIDDESYIKYFSARRKDSKWSEKNKALAEDLEKRGLMTDFGREKIQEARKNGQWDKPSGPPAVTAEQIGTVAGLLKEHEPAYTNFQKMPPSVQKTYTRAYYDARTDDGRARRFAWMVERLEKNLKPM; this comes from the coding sequence ATGAACGAGCCCCTTCACTTTAAGACACGTGACGAGTTCCGCATTTGGCTGATAAATCACTGCATGTCCGGCGGCGGCATATGGCTGAAGTTTGAAAAGTCAAAGAATACAGCGTTTAAGGCCGGCGACGCCCTGGAAGAGGCACTGTGCTTTGGATGGATTGACGGAGTGATGAAACGGATTGACGATGAATCCTATATCAAATATTTTTCTGCCCGCAGAAAGGACAGCAAATGGTCTGAAAAAAATAAAGCTCTGGCAGAAGACCTGGAAAAACGCGGCCTGATGACTGATTTTGGAAGAGAGAAAATACAGGAGGCCAGGAAGAACGGTCAATGGGACAAGCCTTCCGGACCGCCTGCTGTCACAGCAGAACAAATCGGGACCGTGGCCGGCCTTTTAAAAGAACATGAGCCGGCCTATACTAATTTTCAGAAAATGCCTCCATCCGTCCAAAAAACCTATACCAGGGCATACTATGATGCCAGGACAGACGACGGACGCGCCAGACGCTTTGCATGGATGGTTGAACGGCTGGAGAAAAATCTGAAACCTATGTGA
- the tyrS gene encoding tyrosine--tRNA ligase, with product MGIYEELEARGLIAQVTDEAEIRELVNAGKAKFYIGFDPTADSLHVGHFMALCLMKRLQMAGNRPVVLLGGGTGYIGDPSGRTDMRSMMGPDVIRRNCECFKRQMERFIDFDGENGAIVVNNADWLLNLNYIELLRDVGACFSVNNMLRAECYKQRMEKGLSFLEFNYMIMQSYDFYHLYKELGCNMQFGGDDQWSNMLGGTELIRRKLGKDAYAMTITLLMNSEGNKMGKTARGAVWLDPEKTSPFEFYQYWRNIADADVMKCIRMLTFIPVEEIDAMDGWEGAQLNRAKEILAYDLTALVHGEEEARRAKETSVSLFTGAMDDDNMPFTEVGEEKLVQGSINIMDLLVLCRLAASKSEARRLITQGGIQVSQKRVESIDFTVTRNMLMDGIIIQKGKKVFRKAGLK from the coding sequence ATGGGAATTTATGAAGAATTGGAAGCGCGGGGACTGATTGCGCAGGTGACGGATGAGGCAGAGATAAGAGAGCTTGTAAATGCGGGAAAGGCTAAGTTCTATATTGGCTTTGACCCCACGGCGGATTCCCTGCATGTGGGGCATTTTATGGCACTGTGTCTGATGAAAAGACTGCAGATGGCGGGAAACCGCCCCGTGGTCCTGTTGGGCGGGGGCACCGGATACATCGGCGATCCGTCGGGCCGCACCGACATGCGCTCCATGATGGGGCCGGATGTGATTCGCCGCAACTGTGAATGCTTCAAGAGGCAGATGGAACGGTTCATTGATTTTGACGGGGAGAATGGAGCCATTGTTGTAAATAATGCGGACTGGCTGCTGAATCTGAATTACATTGAACTGCTCCGGGACGTGGGAGCCTGTTTTTCCGTAAACAATATGCTTCGGGCGGAATGCTATAAGCAGAGAATGGAAAAAGGACTGTCATTCCTGGAATTCAATTACATGATTATGCAGTCCTATGATTTTTACCATCTGTACAAGGAACTTGGCTGCAACATGCAGTTTGGAGGGGACGACCAGTGGTCTAATATGCTGGGAGGAACGGAGCTGATTCGGAGGAAGCTGGGAAAGGACGCGTATGCCATGACCATTACCCTTCTCATGAACTCAGAAGGAAACAAGATGGGTAAGACTGCAAGAGGCGCTGTATGGCTGGATCCGGAGAAGACATCTCCCTTTGAGTTTTACCAGTACTGGAGGAATATCGCGGACGCGGATGTGATGAAATGCATCCGTATGCTGACCTTTATTCCGGTGGAAGAGATTGATGCCATGGACGGATGGGAGGGAGCACAGCTAAACAGGGCAAAGGAAATCCTGGCCTATGACCTGACTGCTCTGGTCCACGGGGAAGAAGAGGCACGCAGGGCAAAGGAGACCTCCGTTTCCCTGTTTACCGGGGCCATGGATGATGACAACATGCCGTTTACAGAGGTTGGGGAGGAAAAACTTGTCCAGGGCAGCATCAATATCATGGATCTCCTGGTGCTGTGCAGACTGGCGGCCTCAAAAAGCGAGGCCAGAAGGCTGATCACACAGGGCGGCATCCAGGTCAGCCAGAAAAGGGTGGAATCCATAGACTTTACCGTGACCCGGAACATGCTGATGGACGGAATCATCATTCAAAAGGGCAAAAAGGTGTTTAGAAAAGCAGGGCTGAAATAG